In Nocardia sp. NBC_01327, the genomic stretch GAAACCGCAATCACGACCGGTGCAGCCGCACTGGTCGCGGCGGTCGATACCCTCACCACCCTGTCGTTGATTCCGTTGCCCGACACCGACATCGTCGAGTTGATGCAGCAGATCGAAACCAGCACCCGCCGGTTGGCGTCAGTGCAACGAGACCTGATCGTACAAGCCTGTGCCCGGTCGTTGCCCACCAAGAACGGTTCCGGGAGCCCGGCCCTGTATTTGCAAGCGGTGCTGCACATCTCGCACGGGGATGCGATCAACCGGTGGCGCACCGCCGAAGACCTCGCCGTCTGGCACCGCGTCGGTGACGAACCCGACCCGGCCCCGATACTGCCGTGCTCGGCCCAGGCTCTCGATGACGGGGCGATCTCCCTCGATCATGTGCGGGTGATCCGGCAGGTCATGAACCGGCTGCCCAGCAAGGTCCCCGCCGAAGCCCGCGCGTATGCCGAGCAGGAGTTGGCCCGGCAGGCGCGCGCGTTGGATCCGACGCATCTGCCTCGGATCGGGGAGCGGATCCTGGGTTACCTCGACCCGGACGGCACACTCACCGACGATGACGACCGGCAGCGCTTGCGGTCGGCGAGTGCGAGTCCGCAACGCTACGACCTGATGTCCACCCTCACCGTCGAACTCACCCCTGATGCGCGTGGGGCCTTCGATGCGGTGATGGCGAAGCTCGCGCGTCCGGGGATGTGCAACCCTGCGGACAAGGAAAGCCCGTGGGCCGAGGATGAGGACAACCCGATCCCCCGGGACGTACTCGAAGCCTGCGCCGCCCGCGACGAGCGCACCAAGGTCCAACGCCAGCACGATGCGTTGCTGGCGGTGCTGCACCCGGACTTCAACCCCGCCAAGCTCGGCTCCCACCGCGGGCTGCCCGTCTCGACGATCCTCACCATGAGCATCGAAGACGTGGAACGCGTCGCCGGAGTGGCCACCACCGCGACCGGCGGCACGGTGCCGGTTCCCGAGGCGTTGAAGTTGGCCGCCCGCCGGTCCAAGACGTTCGTGCTTGTGAAGAACAAGGACGGCATGCCCCTGCACCTGGGCGAAGCCCGGTTGGCGAACCCGGCGCAGCGGTTGGCGTTGATCGCCACCGAACGCGGCTGCACCCGCCCCGGTTGCTCGGCCCCCGCGAGCATGGCCGCCGTGCATCACGTGACCGAGTTCTGCAAAGGCGGACGCACCGATATCGAAAACCTCACCCTCGCCTGCGATCACTGCCATGCCCTGGTCAAGGGCGGTCCGCGCGGGTGGAAGACGATCAAACTCGGTGCGGATTCGGACTTCCCGGGCCGTACGGCGTGGATCGCGCCTGCGCATGTGGACCCGACGGGTACTCCGCAGGTCAATCATCTGCATCACCCGGGTGAGTTGATGTCGGAGGCTCCGCCGTCGCTGCGGCCTGGTCGGGTGTGTCGTGCCTGGGGGTTGTCCCCGGTGCGGTACCGGTTGCTGCGTCGGGTCGCCACACCGCCACCGCGACAATAGGTTTCCCGCCCTCGTGTCACCGACAGGATCATCCTGTCGGTGCTAGAGGTCGTTGCCGGACAAGGTTTTTCGGGGTTTTGGTTTTCGATCCCTTGTTTCCGGGCGTCTTTGTTCTTTGAATCTTTGGTCTTTTCATCTTGTGTCTGTGAAACCGGACCACAGCCGGTCGACCCCGCCGGTACCGCAGGTACTTCCGTGCTGCGGGAGGTAAATCGGGTACCCCACCCGACGTCACCAGCACGGCCATCTCGGGCCCTGCCCGCACCCAGGGACTCAACACCGCCTCTCGCCGCACGCAACCCAGGTGCACCGGCCTCATCTCGGCCTCGAATCCCCCGAAGCGGGCACCACACAACCCTTCTCTCCGACCGCACAGCAGGTGTACGCACGGCACAGACCCGATAACCGTTGTGCCGCTGAGAGACCCGCTGTTCGATCCCCGGTGGCCGACGGTTTCTATGCCGAAACGGTCGGTGCACCTGGGTTTCTTGCCTCCAGGGCAGGGTTGGTCAGCACGGGGGTGCGGGCAAAGCCCGAGATGGCCGTGCTGGGCACGTGGGGAGACGTACCCGATTTACCTCCCGCAGTTGGGAGAACTACCTGCGGTACCAGCTCGGTCGACCGGCTGTGGTCCGGTTTCAGAGACAAAGACGGAAGAGCGAGGGTCTGAAAGGCGAGAGTGGAGAACGCAATACGTGAAAGGGGAAGGGGCGAAGAGTGAGGGTGGGGGAAAGGGAGGTCCGGGGGTTAGTGGGGGCTGGGTTCGGGGCAGGTGCAGGTGGTGGTGGGGAGTTGGGGGAGGAGGTTGCGGAAGATGTTGTGGGCGGGGGTGGTTCGGGAGACGGCGTCGGCGGCTAGGAGGGTGGCGGCGGCGGTCCAGGTGGTGCGTTCTTCGGGCCAGCGTTTGCCGTCGGTGAAGACTAGGCCGGTCCAGTAGGAGCCGTCGGACTCGCGGAGGTGCTGCATGTCGGTGAAGAGGCGGAGGGCTCGGGGGGTGTCGCCTATGGCATCCAGGGTCAGGACCAGTTCGCAGGTTTCGGCGCCGGTTACCCAGGGGTGGTCGGAGACGCAGCGGATGCCCAGGTCGGGGACTACGAAAGTGGGCCAGTGGGTGTTGATTCGGGCTTGGGCGGCTCGGCCTCGGATCGCACCGGAGAGGACGGGGTAGTACCAGTCCATGGAGTAGCGGGCCTTGTCGAGGAAGGCTTCGGGGTGGTCGCGGAGGGCATGGCCCAGGCGGAGGGCGGCTACCTCCCACTCGGGTTGGGGGTCGCCCAGCTGGTCGGCCAGGGCGAGGGCGCAGCGGAGGCTGTGGAAGATGCTGGAGCAACCGGTGAGGAGGGCTTCGCCCGAGGAGCCTTCGGGGCCTGCGGACCAATGGATTTCGCCGAATCGGCCCTGCTGGAGCGAGAGGACGAAGTTGACGGCGTCCCGCACCACCGGCCACATTTCGCGGGCGAAGACGGAATCGCCGGTGCTGGTGGAGTAGTGCAGCACGCCGGTGGCGATGTAGGCGCAGAAGTTGGTGTCGCTGTGCTCGTTCTCGATGACGCCATTGCGGAACTGGCTGGGCCAGGAACCATCGGCGCGCTGGGTTTTCGCGCTCCACAGGTAGGCGGCGCGGGCTTCGTCCAGCAGTCCGGCCGCCGTCAAAGCCATGGCGTTTTCGATATGGTCCCAGGGGTCGGTGTGCCCGCCGGTGAACCAGGGCAGAGCGCCATCGGATTCCTGTGTGGCAGCGATGGATTCGGCGCTCTGCAGGAACTGGCGGGCGGTCAGGACACCGGGGACGCGGGGTAGGTCAGCGCCGGGCACTGCGAACCGCCGGCTTCGCGAAGTACAGGGCGACGCTCTTGCCGATGAACGGATCGAGCAGTCGTTCGGTGACGCGGGTCAGCTGCGGCGCGGACATCATGTCCCACACCAGCATTCGATGGTAGGTGCTGACCAGCGGGTTCTTCTCGTCCTTGACGCCGACCGCACATTTCAGCCACCAGTACGGGGAGTGCAGCGCATGTGCGTGGGCCCTGTGGATAAATCGCATACCCTGCGCTGCGACCTTCTCGCGGAGTTCGTCGGCGCGGTAGATGCGGACGTGTCCGCCCTCGTTGGCGTGGTATTCGTCCGACAGTGCCCAGCAGATCCGTTCCGGCAGCCACCGCGGCACCGTGATCGCCAGCGCCCCACCGGGTTTGACCACCCGCACCAACTCGGCGATGGCCGCCTCGTCCTGCGGCACGTGCTCGAGGATCTCGGAGGCGATCACCACATCGAATTCCCCGTCGCCGTAGGGCAGATCCAGTGCATCGCCGCGCACCGTCTCGGCCTTGGCGTACCCGGGCGCCTCGCCGACCTCGGCCATGGCCTTGAACATGACGTCCACATCGGCCAGGTCGGAACCGTTCTGGTCGAACGCCACAATGTCCGCACCGCGCCGATACGCCTCGAACGAATGCCGGCCGGCCCCGCACCCCACATCGATGACGCGGGTGCCGGGGCCGATGCCCAGGCGGTCGAAGTCGACGGTCAGCATTGGTGCGCCTCCTGGCGGATCGGGGTGATGGCCGGACGGGAGCCGTGCCGGGTTATAGCTTGTTCGTAGACGGAGACCGTCTGGGCGGCAACGGCTTCCCAGCTGAAGACCTCCAGGGCGCGTCGCCGTCCCGCCGCGCTCAGGTGGCGCAGGCGTTCGGGGGAGTCGAGCAGTTCGCCGAGCACCCGGGTCAGCTCCGCCACATTGCCGGGTTCGACCAGCTCCGCACAGCCGCCGACCACCTCCGGCAGCGCTCCGGCACGGCTGGCGACGAGGGGCGTGCCGCTGGCCATGGCCTCCACGGCGGGCAGGGAGAAGCCTTCGTACAGCGAGGGGATGCAGGCGATCTCGGCGGAGCTGAGCAACTGGGCCAGCTCCTCGTCGCCGAGTCCGCTGACGGCGGTGACGATATCGGCGATGCCGAGTTCGGCGATGAGCTTCTCGGTGGGGCCCTCCGGCTCCAGTTTGGCGACCAGCCGCACGTCCAGGACATGTGTATTGCGCAGCCGGGCAACGGCATTCAGCAGGTGGGCGATGCCCTTCAACGGCTTGTCCGCACTGGCCACGGCGACAATGCGCCCCGGCACCCGCGGCGAAGCGCGCGGCCGGAACAGTTCGGTGTCCACACCCAGCGGCACCGTGCGCAGCCGCTCCGGCAGCACTCCGAAGTCCGCGGCGATATCGTTCGCCGAGGACGATGACACGGTGATCAGCTCCGGAATCTGCCGGGCGACGCGCTGCTGCATGCCGAGAAACCCATACCACCTGCGCAGGAAGGGTTTTCGCCGCCACGTCGCGGCCGCCAGATCCACTTCCCGGTCCCGGGTGATCGGATGGTGGATCGTCGCCACCAGCGGGAGGTGCCGCGCGATATCCAGCAGCCCGTAGCCGAGGCACTGATTGTCGTGCACCACATCGAATTCCGCCGCTCGCGCCCGCAGGATTCTGGCGGCGCGCAGGCTGAAGGTGCGCGGTTCCGGGAATCCGGCAGTCCACATGGTGGCGACCTCGAGCAGATCGATGCCGTCGCGGATCTCACCGGGCCGTGGGGTGCGGAACGGGTCCTCGTCCCGGTACAGATCCAGGCTCGGTACCTCGGTGAGCCGCACCCGGGGGTCGAGGTGTTCGGGATAGGGCTGCCCGGAGAACACCTCGACCTCGTGCCCCAGTTCCGCCAGGCCCGCGCTGAGATAGCGGACGTAGACCCCTTGTCCTCCACAGTGGGTTTTGCTGCGGTAGGACAGCAGGGCAATACGCACGTCACGGCCTTTCGTAGGGCGCAGTGAAATTTACTGGGGGAGTGTGAATTTCAGAAGTCGTGCAGACCGCCCGGCACATCGGCCGGGCGGTTCGGGAATCAGCGGACGAGGCCGAGCGGCTCGAGTTTGCCCGCCAGCCGCTCCAAGTAGGCGAGGACTTCGGCCTCCGGCTTGTCCGGCATGCCGTAGAGCACGTCGGTGACACCGGCCTCGGCCCAGGCGGCCAGCTTCTCCGCATCGGGCTTGAAGTCCAGTGCGACCACGCGCGGTGCGCCCTCGCGGCCGGCTTCCTCCCAGTGCTTCATGAGCAGTGCGGTGGAGGCGAAGACATCCGATTCGGTGGGCGTGGTGATCCACCCGTCGGCCGATGCGGCGATCCACTTGAAGGTCTTGTCGGTGCCGCCCGCCCCGATGAGCAGCGGCACATGCGCCTGCACCGGCTTCGGCCATGCCCAGCTGGGGCCGAAGGAGACGAAGTCACCGGAGTAGCTGGCCTCCTCCTGCGTCCACAGCGCCCGCATGGCCTCGATGTACTCGCGCAGGACGGTGCGCCGCTTGTTGCCGGGCACCCCGTGATCGGTGAGTTCGTCGGTGTTCCAGCCGAATCCGGCGCCGAGCGTGACACGCCCGCCGGACAGATGATCGAGCGTGGCGATCGTCTTCGCGAGGGTGATCGGATCACTCTCGGTGGGCAACGCCACCGCCGTGGACAATTCGATGCGCGAGGTCACCGCGGCGATGGTCCCGAGTGTCACCCAGGGATCGAGCGTGCGGGTGTAGCGGTCGTCGGGCAGTTCGGCGGTGCCGGTGCCCGGATGGAACGCCTCCCGCTTGATCGGGATGTGGGTGTGCTCGGGCACGAAGAACGAGGCGAAGCCCTGCTCCTCGGCGGCCTTGGCGGCGACCGCGGGGGTGATGCCGCGGTCACTGGTGAATTGAACGATGCCGAATCGCATATGCGTCATCCCCTCTCAGTTGGACTTGGCGGCGGCGATGCCCGCGCGCCTGCCGTAGAAACTTCCGTCACCCAGCGAGCAACCGCTGGCATAACCGCCCGCGCAGATGCCTGAGGTGACGCGACCCGCCGCGAACAGTCCGGGGATCGGCTCGCCGGACACGTGCAGCACCCGCGAATCCAGATCGGTGCGCAGGCCGCCGAGGGTGAATCCACCGGTGTAGCCGCGCAGGTCGTACGCGCCCAGCGGAGTGCCGATGGGCTTCACCCACTCCGGCTTCTTGTGCAGGAACGGGTCTTCGCCGTTCTCGGCATGCTTGTTGTAGAGGTCGATGGTCGATTTCAGGGCGTCGGCCGGGAGCCCCATTTCGCTCTCGAGCTCGGCGACGGTCTCCGCGACCCAGGTCGGCGCGATGCGCAGGAAGGACATGGAGGACTTGGTTTCGAACGCCTCCTCCAGGGCCTGCTCGTCGATGACGAGATACGCCTGGTTGTCCTGATCCAGCAGCACCGCCTGGCCCAGTCGGCCGGGGTAGGTGTCCTCGGTGACGAACCGCTGACCGCGGCCGTTCACCAGAATGCCGCGCACCACCACCTGCGGGTCCGCGACCAGAGCGACCTCGGTGGCATCCATATGCGCCAGATCCGCGCCCAGCGCCTGGGCGACCCGGATGCCGATGCCGTCGTGCTCCTCGACGGTCGCGGCGGGCCGCCCGGCGATCTTGGGCGCGAACCGCTCGACCATTTCGTGCTGGTACGCGAAGCTGCCGGTGGCCAGCACCACGCCGCGCTCGGCCCGTACGAACAGCTCCTTGCCGTACCGCTTGGCCGCCACCCCGACCACCCGGCCGGTGTCGTCGACGACGAGCCGCTGCAGCCGCACATCGAATTCCCGTCGGACGCCGAGCTTTTCGGCGGTATGGGCGAGCGGCTCCATCAGCATGTAGCCGCCGCCCTTCTCACCCAGCTTCTTGTCCTTGGTCCAGGCGAGGTGGCCGCGCGGCGCGGGGTCGGCGATGGTGTTGAACGGTGCGGCGTTCTCGCCGCCGGAGAACATCAGGCCCTGGTCGCCCGGCGGCTCGTAGCCGGGCTCGCCCCAGAACTCCTCCTTGAACGGAACACCCTGCGAGAC encodes the following:
- a CDS encoding HNH endonuclease signature motif containing protein; translation: MESREETAITTGAAALVAAVDTLTTLSLIPLPDTDIVELMQQIETSTRRLASVQRDLIVQACARSLPTKNGSGSPALYLQAVLHISHGDAINRWRTAEDLAVWHRVGDEPDPAPILPCSAQALDDGAISLDHVRVIRQVMNRLPSKVPAEARAYAEQELARQARALDPTHLPRIGERILGYLDPDGTLTDDDDRQRLRSASASPQRYDLMSTLTVELTPDARGAFDAVMAKLARPGMCNPADKESPWAEDEDNPIPRDVLEACAARDERTKVQRQHDALLAVLHPDFNPAKLGSHRGLPVSTILTMSIEDVERVAGVATTATGGTVPVPEALKLAARRSKTFVLVKNKDGMPLHLGEARLANPAQRLALIATERGCTRPGCSAPASMAAVHHVTEFCKGGRTDIENLTLACDHCHALVKGGPRGWKTIKLGADSDFPGRTAWIAPAHVDPTGTPQVNHLHHPGELMSEAPPSLRPGRVCRAWGLSPVRYRLLRRVATPPPRQ
- a CDS encoding prenyltransferase, which gives rise to MPGADLPRVPGVLTARQFLQSAESIAATQESDGALPWFTGGHTDPWDHIENAMALTAAGLLDEARAAYLWSAKTQRADGSWPSQFRNGVIENEHSDTNFCAYIATGVLHYSTSTGDSVFAREMWPVVRDAVNFVLSLQQGRFGEIHWSAGPEGSSGEALLTGCSSIFHSLRCALALADQLGDPQPEWEVAALRLGHALRDHPEAFLDKARYSMDWYYPVLSGAIRGRAAQARINTHWPTFVVPDLGIRCVSDHPWVTGAETCELVLTLDAIGDTPRALRLFTDMQHLRESDGSYWTGLVFTDGKRWPEERTTWTAAATLLAADAVSRTTPAHNIFRNLLPQLPTTTCTCPEPSPH
- a CDS encoding class I SAM-dependent methyltransferase, with protein sequence MLTVDFDRLGIGPGTRVIDVGCGAGRHSFEAYRRGADIVAFDQNGSDLADVDVMFKAMAEVGEAPGYAKAETVRGDALDLPYGDGEFDVVIASEILEHVPQDEAAIAELVRVVKPGGALAITVPRWLPERICWALSDEYHANEGGHVRIYRADELREKVAAQGMRFIHRAHAHALHSPYWWLKCAVGVKDEKNPLVSTYHRMLVWDMMSAPQLTRVTERLLDPFIGKSVALYFAKPAVRSARR
- a CDS encoding glycosyltransferase family 4 protein, whose amino-acid sequence is MRIALLSYRSKTHCGGQGVYVRYLSAGLAELGHEVEVFSGQPYPEHLDPRVRLTEVPSLDLYRDEDPFRTPRPGEIRDGIDLLEVATMWTAGFPEPRTFSLRAARILRARAAEFDVVHDNQCLGYGLLDIARHLPLVATIHHPITRDREVDLAAATWRRKPFLRRWYGFLGMQQRVARQIPELITVSSSSANDIAADFGVLPERLRTVPLGVDTELFRPRASPRVPGRIVAVASADKPLKGIAHLLNAVARLRNTHVLDVRLVAKLEPEGPTEKLIAELGIADIVTAVSGLGDEELAQLLSSAEIACIPSLYEGFSLPAVEAMASGTPLVASRAGALPEVVGGCAELVEPGNVAELTRVLGELLDSPERLRHLSAAGRRRALEVFSWEAVAAQTVSVYEQAITRHGSRPAITPIRQEAHQC
- a CDS encoding LLM class F420-dependent oxidoreductase; this encodes MRFGIVQFTSDRGITPAVAAKAAEEQGFASFFVPEHTHIPIKREAFHPGTGTAELPDDRYTRTLDPWVTLGTIAAVTSRIELSTAVALPTESDPITLAKTIATLDHLSGGRVTLGAGFGWNTDELTDHGVPGNKRRTVLREYIEAMRALWTQEEASYSGDFVSFGPSWAWPKPVQAHVPLLIGAGGTDKTFKWIAASADGWITTPTESDVFASTALLMKHWEEAGREGAPRVVALDFKPDAEKLAAWAEAGVTDVLYGMPDKPEAEVLAYLERLAGKLEPLGLVR
- a CDS encoding FAD-dependent oxidoreductase; protein product: MAETATVRPLRSSEVTSWDFEADVVVVGYGIAGVCAAIEAAGAGADVLVLERTGGWGGAAALSGGFIYLGGGTALQRALGFEDTAENMEKFLTAALGPGVDKNKIHDYCQGSVEHFDWLVSQGVPFKEEFWGEPGYEPPGDQGLMFSGGENAAPFNTIADPAPRGHLAWTKDKKLGEKGGGYMLMEPLAHTAEKLGVRREFDVRLQRLVVDDTGRVVGVAAKRYGKELFVRAERGVVLATGSFAYQHEMVERFAPKIAGRPAATVEEHDGIGIRVAQALGADLAHMDATEVALVADPQVVVRGILVNGRGQRFVTEDTYPGRLGQAVLLDQDNQAYLVIDEQALEEAFETKSSMSFLRIAPTWVAETVAELESEMGLPADALKSTIDLYNKHAENGEDPFLHKKPEWVKPIGTPLGAYDLRGYTGGFTLGGLRTDLDSRVLHVSGEPIPGLFAAGRVTSGICAGGYASGCSLGDGSFYGRRAGIAAAKSN